From the genome of Candidatus Eisenbacteria bacterium, one region includes:
- the ssb gene encoding single-stranded DNA-binding protein: MTELKLPEVNRLILAGRLTRDPDRRYGPDGTAITRFDIAFHRRFRTRAGQVGESTGFVSISTYQRLAEVCGEYLKKGSPVLVEGRLQMREWKTSQGESRSRLEVQADNVHFLERRPESPDPSDRAADAKASAPVPKGRMRRYGERT; this comes from the coding sequence GTGACCGAGCTCAAGCTGCCCGAAGTCAACCGGCTGATTCTGGCCGGGCGCCTGACCCGCGATCCGGACCGGCGCTACGGACCGGACGGCACGGCGATCACGCGGTTCGACATCGCCTTTCACCGGCGCTTCCGCACGCGCGCCGGCCAGGTGGGCGAAAGCACGGGCTTCGTGTCCATCAGCACCTATCAGCGGCTGGCCGAAGTGTGCGGGGAGTATCTGAAGAAAGGCAGTCCGGTGCTGGTCGAAGGACGGCTGCAGATGCGCGAATGGAAGACGTCGCAGGGCGAGTCGCGCAGCCGCCTGGAAGTCCAGGCCGACAACGTGCACTTCCTGGAGCGGCGGCCGGAGTCGCCGGACCCATCAGACCGCGCGGCGGATGCCAAGGCTTCCGCCCCAGTTCCGAAGGGGAGAATGAGGAGATATGGCGAGAGAACGTGA
- the pth gene encoding aminoacyl-tRNA hydrolase — MRLVLGLGNPGERYATTRHNVAWRVLDELAKRWRLKRGVSVPGLFESWRGEVGGEAVEVMRPQTYMNLSGQALEHWMRDQELSPEAMLVVSDDVYLPVGGLRLRAHGSSGGHRGLESLEAALGHRDFARLRVGVGAAESSADLKEHVLQTFGPEEEPVVERVVQEAADAVECWAREGIERAMNRFNRRMSKEVPEP; from the coding sequence GTGCGTCTGGTCCTCGGTCTCGGGAATCCCGGCGAGCGCTATGCCACGACCCGTCACAACGTGGCGTGGCGAGTGCTGGACGAGCTGGCGAAGCGCTGGCGCCTGAAACGCGGCGTTTCGGTGCCTGGATTGTTCGAGTCCTGGCGAGGCGAGGTGGGAGGCGAGGCCGTGGAAGTGATGCGGCCGCAGACCTACATGAACCTCTCCGGCCAGGCGCTGGAGCACTGGATGCGCGACCAGGAGCTCTCGCCGGAAGCGATGCTGGTGGTCTCGGATGACGTGTACCTGCCGGTCGGTGGTCTGCGGCTTCGGGCGCACGGATCGAGCGGAGGCCATCGAGGCCTCGAAAGTCTCGAGGCCGCTCTCGGCCATCGGGACTTCGCGAGGCTGCGAGTCGGCGTCGGCGCAGCGGAGAGCAGTGCGGACTTGAAGGAGCACGTGTTGCAGACGTTTGGCCCCGAGGAGGAGCCGGTCGTCGAGCGCGTCGTGCAGGAGGCGGCGGACGCCGTCGAGTGCTGGGCGCGTGAAGGCATCGAACGAGCCATGAATCGATTCAATCGCAGAATGAGCAAGGAGGTCCCCGAACCGTGA
- a CDS encoding 50S ribosomal protein L25 — protein sequence MAVIALSGQRRERIGKGGARTARRDGKIPAVLYGHGEDPVSVTIGARDFDLALRGHKGANPIVNLSLDSKEFTALIRAVQYDPVSHDILHLDFQHISLTETIEVNVAIHLTGTPTGVKDGGGILEHILREVEVRCLPTAIPSSIDADVSALNIGDSVHLRDLVVPNVEILTDLDSTVATVVPPTVIEEKPVEEVAAEAAAATAEPEVITKGKKDEEGAAEGDDKDKEKGKK from the coding sequence ATGGCGGTCATTGCCTTGAGCGGCCAGCGCCGCGAGCGAATCGGCAAGGGCGGTGCGCGCACCGCCCGGCGCGACGGGAAGATCCCCGCCGTGCTCTACGGGCACGGCGAAGATCCCGTGTCGGTGACGATCGGCGCGCGGGACTTCGATCTGGCCCTGCGGGGCCACAAGGGCGCGAATCCGATCGTGAATCTCTCGCTCGACTCCAAGGAGTTCACGGCGCTGATCCGCGCGGTCCAGTACGACCCGGTATCTCACGACATTCTCCACCTCGACTTCCAGCACATCTCTCTGACCGAGACGATCGAGGTCAACGTCGCCATCCACCTCACCGGCACGCCGACGGGCGTCAAGGACGGCGGCGGCATCCTCGAGCACATCCTGCGCGAGGTCGAAGTGCGCTGCCTGCCGACCGCGATTCCGTCTTCCATCGATGCGGACGTCTCGGCGCTCAACATCGGCGACTCGGTGCACCTGCGTGACCTGGTCGTGCCCAACGTGGAGATCCTGACCGACCTCGACTCGACGGTGGCGACCGTGGTGCCGCCGACGGTGATCGAGGAGAAGCCGGTCGAGGAGGTCGCGGCGGAAGCGGCGGCGGCCACCGCGGAGCCCGAAGTCATCACCAAGGGCAAGAAGGATGAGGAAGGCGCTGCCGAGGGCGACGACAAGGACAAGGAGAAAGGAAAGAAGTAG
- the rpsR gene encoding 30S ribosomal protein S18, which produces MAREREGKSLKKKYCKLCLEKVGFVDYKDEKRLGRFITDRGKIVPRRVSGTCARHQKQITTAVKRARVLALLPFTSDLYR; this is translated from the coding sequence ATGGCGAGAGAACGTGAAGGCAAGAGTCTCAAGAAGAAGTACTGCAAGCTGTGCCTCGAGAAGGTCGGCTTCGTCGACTACAAGGACGAGAAGCGCCTCGGCCGGTTCATCACCGACCGCGGCAAGATCGTCCCGCGCCGCGTCTCGGGCACCTGCGCCCGGCATCAAAAGCAGATCACCACGGCGGTGAAGCGCGCGCGGGTGCTGGCCCTGCTGCCGTTCACCAGCGATCTCTATCGCTGA
- the spoVG gene encoding septation regulator SpoVG has product MVEITEVRVSLRDDEKLKAFVSITLNDSFVIRGLKIIHGNTGLFVAMPSRKRPDGQHQDLAHPINDTTRKYLTDIVMAEYQRELNNQGAMSTARSTDRDRR; this is encoded by the coding sequence ATGGTTGAGATCACTGAGGTTCGCGTTTCCCTCCGCGACGACGAAAAGCTAAAGGCTTTCGTCAGTATCACTCTGAACGATTCATTCGTGATCCGTGGACTCAAGATCATCCACGGCAACACGGGATTGTTCGTCGCGATGCCGAGCCGCAAGCGCCCGGACGGGCAGCACCAGGACCTGGCGCATCCGATCAACGACACGACGCGCAAGTACCTCACCGACATCGTCATGGCGGAGTACCAGCGCGAGCTGAACAACCAGGGCGCCATGTCCACGGCGCGCTCGACCGACCGGGATCGGCGCTAG
- the rpsF gene encoding 30S ribosomal protein S6, whose amino-acid sequence MTKYETTFILEPGLDDSRVNDEVERASQWIKDLGGEVIEVQRWGKRRLAYEIGKKRDGIYTLIVHQGEGPQIKELERRLRLNEAVMRVLSVVHVPPELTQPKVDAEALAAAEEAGDE is encoded by the coding sequence GTGACCAAGTACGAAACCACGTTCATCCTGGAACCCGGCCTCGACGACTCCCGGGTGAACGACGAAGTCGAGCGCGCCTCGCAATGGATCAAGGATCTCGGCGGCGAGGTGATCGAGGTGCAACGTTGGGGCAAGCGACGCCTGGCCTACGAGATCGGCAAGAAGCGCGACGGGATCTACACGCTGATCGTGCATCAGGGCGAAGGGCCGCAGATCAAGGAGCTCGAGCGGCGGCTGCGTCTCAACGAAGCCGTGATGCGCGTGCTGTCGGTGGTGCACGTTCCACCCGAGCTGACGCAGCCCAAGGTCGACGCCGAAGCGCTGGCGGCCGCCGAAGAGGCGGGAGACGAGTAG
- a CDS encoding ribose-phosphate pyrophosphokinase: MDPVRIFAGNASLNLAQAICDKLRVPLGDVAVTRFEDGEVSVRFNENIRGSDVFIVQATGAPAEHLMELLVMLDAAKRASARRVTAVLPYFGYARQDRKDQPRAPITAKLVANVITVAGADRALTMDLHSAQIQGFFDIPFDHLYAAPVLIEYFAAKKIKDLMVVAPDIGSVKMARAYAKRLGVDLALVDKRRPKADAVEVMNIIGEVEGKNIVMFDDVITTARTLTQAAVALRANGAKQIYAGITHGVFCPDAFERVAQSPIQELAVTDTLDHSKMALPANVVELSVAGLLGEAVQRIHEERSLSSLFV; encoded by the coding sequence TTGGACCCCGTTCGCATCTTCGCAGGGAACGCCAGCCTCAACCTGGCGCAGGCGATTTGCGACAAGCTCAGGGTGCCGCTCGGAGACGTGGCGGTGACGCGTTTCGAGGACGGCGAGGTCTCGGTGCGGTTCAACGAGAACATTCGTGGCAGCGACGTGTTCATCGTGCAGGCCACCGGCGCTCCCGCCGAGCATCTCATGGAGCTGCTGGTGATGCTCGACGCCGCCAAGCGCGCGTCGGCGCGTCGCGTCACCGCGGTTCTGCCCTACTTCGGATATGCGCGGCAGGATCGCAAGGACCAGCCGCGGGCGCCGATCACCGCCAAGCTGGTGGCCAACGTGATCACCGTGGCCGGCGCCGATCGCGCCTTGACCATGGATCTCCACAGCGCGCAGATCCAGGGCTTCTTCGACATTCCCTTCGACCATCTCTACGCCGCGCCCGTGCTGATCGAGTACTTCGCGGCCAAGAAGATCAAGGACCTCATGGTCGTCGCGCCGGACATCGGCAGCGTGAAGATGGCCCGCGCCTATGCCAAGCGGCTCGGCGTCGATCTGGCGCTGGTCGACAAGCGCCGGCCCAAGGCCGACGCCGTGGAGGTGATGAACATCATCGGCGAAGTGGAAGGCAAGAACATCGTGATGTTCGACGACGTGATCACCACCGCTCGCACGCTGACGCAGGCCGCCGTGGCGCTGCGCGCGAACGGCGCCAAGCAGATCTATGCCGGCATCACCCACGGTGTGTTCTGCCCCGACGCCTTCGAGCGAGTGGCGCAGTCGCCGATCCAGGAGCTGGCCGTGACCGACACGCTGGATCACAGCAAGATGGCCCTGCCGGCCAATGTCGTGGAGCTGTCGGTCGCAGGCTTGTTGGGCGAAGCCGTGCAGCGCATCCACGAGGAGCGCTCGCTCAGCTCGCTGTTCGTTTGA